In Providencia alcalifaciens, the sequence TACTCAGTCAGCAAGCTCAACCAAACGGTAAGAGAAATTCTTGATACCCAAATGGGACGAATTTGGTTAACGGCCGAAATTTCCAATTTTTCGCAGCCGAGTTCGGGGCATTGGTACCTGACACTCAAAGATGATCGTGCCCAAGTTCGCGCGGCGATGTTCCGCGGGCAAAATACTCGCGTCACCTTCCGTCCGCAAAATGGGCAGCAAGTATTAGTCCGTGCCACTGTCACACTGTATGAGCCGCGTGGAGACTATCAGCTAATCATCGAAAGCATGCAGCCCGCAGGTGAAGGTTTACTGCAACAACGCTTTGAGCTACTCAAACAAACCCTCAATGCCCAAGGGCTATTTGATGTTATTCACAAGCAAGCCTTACCCTCTCCAGCAAAGCGCGTGGGGATTATTACCTCTGCAACCGGTGCTGCCCTACATGATATTTTAAATATCCTACATCGCCGAGACCCATCCCTCCCCGTGGTTATCTACCCGACAGCGGTTCAAGGGGATTTAGCGCCAGCACAAATCGCCAGAGCCATCGAGCTGGCAAACCTGCGCAATGAATGCGACGTGCTCATTGTGGGGCGTGGAGGCGGTTCACTGGAAGATTTATGGGCATTCAACGAAGAGATCGTAGCACGCGCTATTTTTGCTAGCCAATTACCGATCATTAGCGCCGTTGGGCATGAAACAGATGTGACTATCGCCGATTATGTTGCCGACGTACGCGCACCTACACCATCCGCAGCCGCGGAGCTTGTCAGTCGCAATCAAACCGAGATGCTGCGCCAATTGAAATCAGGGCAACAGCACCTAGAAATG encodes:
- the xseA gene encoding exodeoxyribonuclease VII large subunit; this translates as MSTQQNSAIYSVSKLNQTVREILDTQMGRIWLTAEISNFSQPSSGHWYLTLKDDRAQVRAAMFRGQNTRVTFRPQNGQQVLVRATVTLYEPRGDYQLIIESMQPAGEGLLQQRFELLKQTLNAQGLFDVIHKQALPSPAKRVGIITSATGAALHDILNILHRRDPSLPVVIYPTAVQGDLAPAQIARAIELANLRNECDVLIVGRGGGSLEDLWAFNEEIVARAIFASQLPIISAVGHETDVTIADYVADVRAPTPSAAAELVSRNQTEMLRQLKSGQQHLEMAMDYYLAAQQQRFARLQHRLQQQHPQLRLARQQNQLSALRQKLTNAISRQLQSATFKFDKNQRRLMQNDLRPQLQRQQRQLQQTQYHLQNMLTQLVNNYRQRFAIACSKMEAVSPLATLARGFSISETTDGTVLKKTSQVKLGQQLKTRLNDGWVESQVVSIKKVRAKKAIK